The following DNA comes from Kaistia sp. 32K.
CATGATGTCGATTGGAGCCTGTTGCAAATTCGCGGGTTTCGCCGCTTTTAACTCTGCCTGCGCCCTTTCTTCCAGCGCCGGCCCTCACGCGCAAACGGATCGAGATTCAGCGCCTTGCTCCGGCGTCGAAGACATCCGGCCTATTCCAAGGCAAAGTCCATGGAGGCAAGGGGATAGTGAGCCGGATAAATCGGCGTCCAGTCCGTGGCCGTTGCACCGTTTCGAAATTGTCGATCTGAGGAAAATTGGGGCCGTCGGGTGCTTTGATCGCAGGTCCAAGTCGAAGCGATCGAGGCCGTCAATCCAGCGGCGGCATCTGGCTGCAACCCCGACCATATCCCGCGTTGCCTGTGCTGGCCGGTACTCTTGTGGCATGCTTTGGCAAGTGAAAGGACACTGCCTCAAGTGCCTATACTTGCGTAGCGCATCCTTGCATCGATTTTTATTAGTATTGATTCAAACAGCTAGGCTATCATCACAACCCTTGGTTGACAACCGATCGATCGAGCAGTTGCCGGACCCGAAAGCGCCATCCTAGGGTGGTGCGATAGGGGGTGTGCGAGGCCATCTTTCGATGCGCCGTCCCGCGGTTTCGATCCGGACAATGCGCGGGAATCCGCGTCCAACGGCTTTCGTTCCGCTGTCGCCGGGATGATCTCGCCGAAAGGTTGCTCCTCGCCGAAGGAGCGGCGCCGTCCGGCGCCCGAAACGTCAAAATCCATTTCCCCTGAGCTCCGACAGCGAGGCAGGCGGAACACGCCAGCCTTCGATGTTGGCTCCAGCGCGTCGCCCCGGGCGGCGATCCGATCGGTTTGCCTGCGTTGTCGAGGGGGCACATGGCGCATTCCAAGAAATATCTGGCGAAGCTCGTCGCGGCGGTCGGCCTGATCGCGGCCGGGAGCGGACACGCCGTCGCGAACGGCGTCGAGACAAACCGGCAATGTCCCGTCCAGGACAAGGGCTACCTCTGGGTCGAGGCGCTGAAGACCTGCATCAAGCCCGGCGGCTATCTCTGGGGCGAGGTCTATTCGAACCGCTATACCGACTATCCCTCGGACGCGTCCAAGGTCTACGGCATCGCGACGCTCGGCCTGACCCTCGGCACCACGACCGAGCTGGGTCTTGGCGGGCCGCTGACGACGACGACCGACATACGCTTCCAGTATCGCGGCGCCGAGCCCTATTCGGGCGGACCGTCGGAATTCCAGTTCGAGCCGCAGACGATCACCGCCGCATGGGCCGGCGCGACCGTCGGCTGGCGCGACTCGTTCTTCGATTTCTATGGCAATGCCAATGTCCAGGGCACCGATCCGGCGACGATCGGCGACAGCACCAGCCTGCCGCTGGTCGCCTATACCGCCACCCTGCCGCACGGCTTCGCCGCGACGCTCTCGATCGAGCAGGGCAATTATCGCGGCGGCGGCATCGACCCCGCCGATGCCAATTCGCCGTTCGCCTATGAGCAGAACTCGTCCAAGCCGGACATCATCGGCGCGCTGGGCCAGACGACCGATTGGGGCCGCTATCAAGTCTCGGGCGCCCTGCACCGGATCGAGATCAACGGCACGACGCAGACCGGCGGCGACTACCCGTCGACCTGGGGCTATGCCGTGCAGGGCGGCGTCATGATCAACCTTCCCATGATCGCCGCGAACGATTCGCTCTACCTGCAGAGCGCCTATGTCGACGGCGCCATCACCTATCTCGGCCTCGTCAATCCGAGCGGCGATTTCGCGCCGCCGGATGCCTATTACAGCGCCGCGAACGGTCTCTCCCGCGTGACCGGCTGGAACGTCACGGCGCAATACCTCCACAACTGGACGCCGACGCTCAATTCGGCGGTCTTCGGCGGCTACGCGAACTTCAAGCTTCATGACGAGGTCGCCAAGGCCACCTACGGCGGCTCCGGCGGCGACAATTTCAACATCGGCGCTAATCTCGTCTGGTCGCCGACAAGCAACACCTCGCTCGTCGCGCAGTACATCTACAATTACTACGCGGCCAACGACTATGTGAACACATCGAATGGCCTGCCACAGTCATCACAAAAGGCGCACGAGCTGTTGCTGATGGCGCAATACACGTTCTGATCCGGCGGCTCCGGCTTTCCCAAGCCGGAGCCGTCGTCTGCAAGGGGGCCCCCGGAAAGTCTCCGATCCCGAAGAACGGGATCCCCCCGATACCAAAGCGGCGACACCAATCCTGTCCTGGGAGATTATTGTGACAGAAAGCAAATCAAGCGCCTCGGTGCGCGGCGATATTCTCGACGACATCTATGCGTCGGAAGATCTCTCGCTGCGTCTGCCGAAGTCAGGCTTCCCGCTTCTCGAGCGGGAGCCGCGCCACGTCTTCGCGGCGGTACGCGACGAGCTGATGCTCGACGGCAATTCGCGCCAGAACCTGGCGACGTTCTGCCAGACCTGGGTCGACGACGAGATCCGCGACCTGATGGCGCTGTCGATCGACAAGAACATGATCGACAAGGACGAATATCCGCAGACGGCCGAGATCGAGGCGCGCTGCGTCGCGATGATCGCCGATCTGTGGAATTCGCCGGATCCGACCGGCACGCTCGGCTGCTCCACCGTCGGCTCGTCGGAAGCGGCGATGCTCGGCGGCCTGGCGCTCAAGTGGCAGTGGCGCAAGAAGCGCCTCGCCGAAGGCAAGCCGACCGACAAGCCGAACCTGATCTGCGGCCCCGTGCAGATCTGCTGGCACAAGTTCGCGCGCTATTTCGACGTCGAACTGCGCGAGATCCCGCTCGAGGGCGACCGGCTGATCATGAGCCCGGAAGAGGTGCTGAAGCGCGTCGACGAGAACACGATCGGCGTCGTGCCGACCATGGGCGTCACCTTCACCTGTCAGTACGAGCCGGTGAAGGCGGTGCATGACGCGCTCGACAAGCTGCAGGCGGAGACCGGTCTCGACATCCCGATCCATGTCGACGGCGCCTCCGGCGGCTTCCTCGCCCCGTTCTGCGCCCCGGACATCCCCTGGGACTTCCGCCTGCCCCGCGTAAAGTCGATCAATTCGTCCGGCCACAAGTTCGGCCTCGCTCCGCTCGGCGCGGGTTGGATCGTCTGGCGCGAGAAGACCGACCTGCCCGAGGAACTGATCTTCAACGTCAACTATCTCGGCGGCAACATGCCGACCTTCGCGTTGAACTTCTCCCGCCCCGGCGGCCAGGTGATCGCGCAGTACTACAACTTCATCCGCCTCGGCCGCGAAGGCTACGCCAAGGTCCAGAACGCCTGCTACGCGACCGCGCAGTATCTCGCCCGCGAGATCGGCGCGCTCGGCCCGTTCGAGATCCTGTTCGACGGCAACAGCCAGGACGGAATTCCGGCGCTGTGCTGGAAACTGAAGGATGCGAACGGCATCGGCGGCTACACGCTGTACGACCTCGCCGATCGCCTGCGCAGCCGCGGCTGGCAGGTGCCGGCCTATTCCATGCCGGCCGACCGGCAGGATTTGGTGATCCAGCGCATCCTGGTGCGCCATGGCGTCAGCCTCGACCTCGCGTCGCTGCTGCTCGACGACATGCGCCGCGCGATCGACTTCTTCGCCAAACACCCGGTGGTGAAGCCGCTGACATCCGATGAGGCGAGCGGCTTCAACCACAACTGACTTCAACACCCTGCATCGAAGCCCCCCGCGACGTCCCCGTCGTCGCGGGGGGCCGCGGCGGGTGACGAAGCCATCCCGGTGGGCAGATCGGACACATGGACAGATCGGACCGGGCCGCATCGCGGCGTGAGCGTCGCTGAACGCGCCGGTTCTTAACCGATGAGTGGCTGGAGGCTACTGTGACAACCGTTGGCGATACCTCGAAAGCGAGCGCGCTTCCCGCGCAATCCCGGCAGAAGCTCGATGCCGGCAAGATCACGATCTTCGGCCTGGCGCTTCTGAACGTTACCGCCGTCGTATCGCTGAACGGCCTGCCGTCCGAAGCCGAATACGGCCTGAGCTCGATCTTCTACTACCTGCTGGCGGCGGTCCTCTTCCTCGTGCCGGTATCCCTCATCGCCGCCGAGCTGGCGACCGGATGGCCCGAGAAGGGCGGCATGTTCCGCTGGATCGGCGAGGCCTTCGGCGGCCGCCTGGCGTTCACGATCATGATGATCCTGTTCGTCGAGGTCTGCGTGTTCCTGCCGACGGCGCTGACCTTCGGCGCGGTGTCGATCGCCTATGTCGATCCGAACGAGCAGGTCGCGTCGACCATTGCGAGCAACAAGTTCTTCGTGCTCGCGCTCGTGCTGCTGGTCTACTGGGCGGCGACCTTCATCGGCTTGCGCGGCGCGGCGGCCTTTTCGGCCGTGGCGAAATGGGGCGGCGTCATCGGGGTGTTCATCCCGGCGACCATCCTGATCGTTCTCGGCTTTGCCTATGTTCTCTCCGGCCAGGCGCCCGAGGTGACGATCGGCTGGGGCGACGTCATCCCGGACTTCACGAACTTCGGCAACGTCGTTCTCGCGGCCAGTATCTTCCTGATGTACGCCGGCATGGAAATGAACGCCGTCCACGTCAAGGAGGTCAAGGACCCGACGCGGAACTATCCGATCGCCATCATGCTGGCGGCGGCGGGCACGGTGCTGATCCTGGTGCTGGCGACGCTCGCCATCGCCTTCGTGGTTCCCCGCAAGGACATCAACCTGACGCAGGCGATCCTGACCGCCTATCATGATCTCTTCGCATGGGCTGGAATCGCCTGGGCGTCGTCGGTCGTCGCCATCATGCTGGCGATCGGCGTCTTCGCCTGCGTGACCACCTGGGTCGTCGGCCCCTCGACGGGCGTGCTGGCGGTGGCGAAGGCCGGCTATCTGCCAAAGCTCTGGCAGAAGACCAACCAGCACGGCCAGGCGACCTTCATCCTGCTGCTGCAGGCGGTGCTGGTGACGCTGCTGTCGATCCTGTTCGTCGTACTGCCCTCGGTGCAGGCCGCGTACCAGATCCTCAACCAGCTCGCCAACATCCTGTATCTGATCGCCTATATCTCGATGTTCGCGGCGGCCATCCGCCTGCGCTACAGCCAGCCGAACCGCCCTCGCCCGTACCGGCTTCCCGGCGGCAATGTCGGCATGTGGATCGTCGGCGGCGTCGGCTTCCTGTCCGCGCTGACGGCCTTCGTCTTCAGCTTCATTCCGCCCGACCAGATCAGCGTCGGCAGCCCTGCGATCTATGTCGGGCTGCTCGTCGTCCTCGCCGGCGCGTTCCTGGTCATTCCGAGCCTGATCTACGCCGTCCGGAAGCCGTCCTGGAAGGGCGTCGATCCCGACTTCGCGCCGTTCACCTGGGAGGCGCAAGCCGTCCCGCAGGCCAAGGGATCGCAGGCCAAGGCGCCGCAGACCAAGGGAAGGGCAAGGACGTGACGATCGTGATCGAAAAGAACCTGGTGCAGCAGGCGGTTTCAAAGGCCTATGCGGACAACAAGGCGCTGACCGGCGGCGAAAACGCGAGCTACATCCCGTATCTCGCCTCCGTCCCGTCGGATCTGTTCGGCGTCGCGGTGGTCACCACCGGCGGAGAGATCTTCTCCGCCGGCGACGTGAAATTCGAGTTCGCGATCGAATCGATCTCGAAGGTCTTCACCATGGCGCTGGCCATGGAGCAGATCGGCACCGATGCCTTCCGCAAGAAGATCGGCGCCGATCCGACCGGCGAGGCCTTCAATTCGGTGATCGCGCTCGAACTGCATGGCGACCGGCCGCTCAGCCCCCTCGTCAATGCGGGCGCCATCGCGTCGACAAGCCTGGTGGCGGCCAAGGACAAGGAGGATCGTTACCAGCAGATCCTCGGCATCCAGAGCGCCTTCGCCGGACGCGCGCTGACGATGAGCACGGAGGTCAACGATTCCGAGCAGACGACCAATTTCCACAACCGGGCCATGGCCTGGCTGATGCAGGGCGCGGGCGCCATGTATTCGGAGCCGATGGACGCCGTCGAGGTGTACACGCGGCAGTGCTCGACCCTGATCACGGCGACGGACCTCGCCGCGATGGGCGCCACCTTGGCCTCGGGCGGCGTCAATCCGCTGACCGGCAAGCGGGTGGTCAAGGCCGCGAATGTCGGGCCCATCCTCGCCGAGATGACGATGGAGGGCCTCTACACCGCCTCCGGCGACTGGGCCTACACGGTCGGCCTGCCGGGCAAGAGCGGCGTCGGCGGCGGCATCCTGGCCGTCGTGCCGGGCCAGATGGCGATCGCCGCCTTCTCGCCGCCGCTCGACCCCGTCGGCAACAGCGTGAAGGCACAAGCGGCCGTCGCCAGCGTGGCCAACACCCTGGGCCTCAGCCTCTTCTCCCGCCCATAGCGCATTTTCCTGCGAAGCCGGCAACCAGATCGCGGGAATAAGGCGCGACAAAACAAAGGGGTGGAGCCCTTCATCGTTTGCTTGGAACGATGTGGGGCTCCATCTGCGAATGGACGAGCCGACAGCGCACGAACCGGCGCCAGCGGCAGATGCAGGGGCCGCGGAGAGACGACGCAGCGGGCCGGCGCGAATGCCCATTCAGGCCAGCCATAATGATGGCGCGCAGCAGCCCTGCCGGCTGAGCTTCCAAGGGTCTTTCCAAGAGAGCCTCACGACGATGTCGCGTCGCTTCGAGATCGAGCCGATGCCGACGGTTCACGGCTTCCGGTCATCATTCCGGGATTGGGCTAGCGAGGCCACGGGGTTCGCCCCCTCCGCACGGCAAGCCTCCGAAAGGCCGATGCGTGCAACGCCCTTTATGTGCGCGAAATCGATCAAACTTCGGACGTTCGGCGAGCAACTTCGGCGCCACGCTATCGCGACCCGGCCTCCGCTCAACGTGAAAACGTCACATTCCGGCGCTTTTCTTGTCATCAGATATTCATTTGACGTTTTCATTTCTGATCGTCATGCTCAATATCGATCAAGAAGAGGAAAGCTCACGTGCTGAACACGGCCGAGGAACGTCACGAGAAAATCCTGGAGCTCCTGGGCGAGAAGGGGTTTCTCGACGTCCAGACGCTGGCGGAACAATTGGGCGTCTCGGGCGCAACCATGCGGCGCGATCTGGGCGAGCTGGACGAGGCGGGCCGGCTGCGCCGCACGCATGGCGGCGCCGTCAGCGTCACGCAGGTCGGGCAGGATCCCGCCAATGCCGTGCGCGCGGTCTCCCGTCAGGCCGAGAAAGCGGCGATTGCGACCGTCGCGGCCGGCATGATCGCGGATGGCGACACGGTGCTGCTCGACGCCGGCACGACCTCGCTCGCGGTCGCCAGGCTGCTTGGCGGCCGCAAGGGGCTGACGTTCATTTCCAACGGCGCCGATATCCTTGCCGAACTCATTCGCGCCGAGGCGGAGCGTGTCTATGCGGTTGGCGGCGAATATGCCGCGATCAATCGCTCCTTCCGCGGCGCGCTGGCGGAGAGCTTCATCCGCCAGTTCCATGTCGACAAACTCATCCTCAATGCCGCCGCAATCGATTTTGATCGCGGCCTGATCTTCACCGGCTCACCGGCGAATGCCGGCGTGCAGCGCGCCATGATCGAGGTGGCGCGCCGGGTGATCGTCGTGGCCGACCATTCGAAACTGGCCAAGTCGAGCTTCTCCGTCACCGCCGGGATCGAGGACGTCGGCGTCATCGTCACGGACGCGGGCGCGCGCACGATCCTCGACGCGGCGCCGGAAGCACTGCGCAAGAAGTTCGCCATAGCGACCTAGTCGCCACGACCGCTTCGACACCGTCATCCTCACCAGACAGAGCCTTCAGGAGACAACAATGCTCCAGACGAACCGTCGTGCCTTCCTGGCCATGGCGACTACCGCCGCGCTGCTCTCCACATCCGCTGCCGGCACGGCGCTTGCCGCCGACATCAACCTGACCTTGATGATCTGGGACCCCGCCCAAAAGGCCGGCGTGCAGATGGCCGTCGATGCGTTTGAAGCCGCGCATCCCAATATCGCGGTATCGCTCGAACAGGTCCCGCAGGACCAGTACTACGTCAAGCTGGATGCATCGCTGGGCGCCGGAGAGGGGCCGGACGTGATGTGGCAGAGCTCCAAGGCATCCTACTACGTGGATGGCGGGGCGCTGGAGCCGCTGGACGCGTATATGGCGAAGGATGGCCTGTCGCTCGCCGGCTACAAGAAGGTGATCGCGGATCTGTATTCGCTCGGCGGTCATCAATACGGCATTCCGAAGGACTTCGATGCCTGGACCTTTGTCTACAATGCCTCGTTGCTGAAGGACCTCGGCATTGCGGCGCCCTCTGCGAACTGGACCTGGGAAGACATGGTTCGCATCGCCGGCGAGGTAAAGGAGAAGCGGACGTCATCGGCCGTCGTGCCGCTCTACTACAACTATTCCTTCAACAACGGCGTCGCGAGCCTCGTCCACGCGCTAGGCTCCAGCGTGATCGCGGATGGCCAGGGCAGAATGTCGTCGCCGGAGGGCATCCAGGCCCTCGGGATGATCAAGGCGTTGCAGGACAGCGGGCTCATTCTCAAGGTCGCGGATTCCACCGACTTCAACCCGGTCAACGCCCTCCTCTCCGGCAAGCTGGCTCTGGCCGAGATCCCGTCCTGGAACCTCAGCCTGCTCTCCAAATCGGATGCGCCGGCCGGCACGTTCGGCGTCGTCCATCTGCCGGCGGTCAACGGCTCCTGGGCCAACGACACCAACGGCCTCTCCTACGTCATGAACGTCAACTCCCGGCACAAGGAAGAAAGCTGGGAGCTCATCAAGTTCCTCACTTCCGACGCGGGCGCCGCGCTGCATGCGCAAGGCGGCGCGGCCCTGCCGGCCAACACGGCGCCGGAAGCGCGCGCGGCGTTTGTCGCCACCAATGGCAAGCTGGCAGGTCTCGAAGCGGCGCTCGACGCAGCGAGTGCGCAGAGCTATCTGCGCACCACGACGGCCCATCCCAAGGTGCTGTCCGCCATGCCGCAGATCAGCAGCGCCGTGATGGGCGAGTTCTATTCGGACGCCTTGTCGGCCAGCGACGCGGCGCAGCGGATCGACGCGCTTCTGAATGGGGCGCTGCGTTGACGGGCCAGATCCTTCAGCGCCTGCCGGGCATGGCCATGAAGGCGCGTCGCGCGATCGCGCGACGCAGCCTCGTCCATCGCGACGCCGTGGTCGGCTACCTGTTGCTGCTGCCGCTGCTCGGCGGCCTGCTCCTCTTTCGGGTGTACGGCTTCGGCTACAATATCTGGTTGTCGTTCATGAACGCCGGTGCCTTTGGCGCGCCGAAATTCGCCGGCCTCGACAATTATCAGAAGCTGCTTGGCGACACGCAGCTCCGGGTCGCGATCGCCAATACCTTCAAGTTCGCTGGTATCGCCGTGCCCGGCGTCATCCTGGTCTCGCTGGCGCTCGCCACGCTGATGCAGCATCGCTTCCGCGGACAATCCGCATTCCGGGCCATCGTTTTCCTGCCGGCCGTCTGCCTGCCGACCGCGGCCATTCTGGTCTTCGGCTGGATGTTCCAGACGCAATACGGCCTCGTGAATTCGGCCCTGCAGGCGATCGGCGCGGCGCCGGTGAGCTGGTTCGGCAGCGCCGCGGGCGTGACCGTCGTGGTGTCGCTGCTCGTGATCTATCTCTCGTTCAGTGTGCCAACGATCATTCTTTACGCGGGCATGCAGGAGATCTCGCCGAACCTCTATGAGGCCGCGACGCTGGATGGCGCCGGACCGGCCCGACAGTTCCTCTCCATCACGCTGCCGCTGCTGACGCCGTCCCTGTTCTTCGTGATCATCACGACGACCATCGGCGCGCTGAAGCTCTTCGACGTCGTCTATGTCCTGCTGCCGCCCGTCGATCACTCGGTGTCGCTGAACTACGGCTTTACGCTGGTCTACTATTATTTCTATCTCGCCTTCCTGGAGACGGGACAGCGCGGCTACGCGGCGGCGGTCTCGCTTGTGCTGCTCGTCATCATCCTGGCGGTGTCGATCGTCCTCATGCGTCTGCAGCGCCGCTTCGTGCACTATGGGGAGCACGGCTGATGCAGGCGGAACGCAAGGCCGGCTGGCGGCTCCAGATCCTCATCGCCCTTGTCGGGCTGATCATTCTGGTGCCGTTTGCCTGGATGGTCGCGACCGGATTGATGACGACCGGCCAGACCCTCATGGTCCCGCCGAACCTCATCCCGTCGCC
Coding sequences within:
- a CDS encoding porin; translation: MAHSKKYLAKLVAAVGLIAAGSGHAVANGVETNRQCPVQDKGYLWVEALKTCIKPGGYLWGEVYSNRYTDYPSDASKVYGIATLGLTLGTTTELGLGGPLTTTTDIRFQYRGAEPYSGGPSEFQFEPQTITAAWAGATVGWRDSFFDFYGNANVQGTDPATIGDSTSLPLVAYTATLPHGFAATLSIEQGNYRGGGIDPADANSPFAYEQNSSKPDIIGALGQTTDWGRYQVSGALHRIEINGTTQTGGDYPSTWGYAVQGGVMINLPMIAANDSLYLQSAYVDGAITYLGLVNPSGDFAPPDAYYSAANGLSRVTGWNVTAQYLHNWTPTLNSAVFGGYANFKLHDEVAKATYGGSGGDNFNIGANLVWSPTSNTSLVAQYIYNYYAANDYVNTSNGLPQSSQKAHELLLMAQYTF
- a CDS encoding glutamate decarboxylase translates to MTESKSSASVRGDILDDIYASEDLSLRLPKSGFPLLEREPRHVFAAVRDELMLDGNSRQNLATFCQTWVDDEIRDLMALSIDKNMIDKDEYPQTAEIEARCVAMIADLWNSPDPTGTLGCSTVGSSEAAMLGGLALKWQWRKKRLAEGKPTDKPNLICGPVQICWHKFARYFDVELREIPLEGDRLIMSPEEVLKRVDENTIGVVPTMGVTFTCQYEPVKAVHDALDKLQAETGLDIPIHVDGASGGFLAPFCAPDIPWDFRLPRVKSINSSGHKFGLAPLGAGWIVWREKTDLPEELIFNVNYLGGNMPTFALNFSRPGGQVIAQYYNFIRLGREGYAKVQNACYATAQYLAREIGALGPFEILFDGNSQDGIPALCWKLKDANGIGGYTLYDLADRLRSRGWQVPAYSMPADRQDLVIQRILVRHGVSLDLASLLLDDMRRAIDFFAKHPVVKPLTSDEASGFNHN
- the gadC gene encoding putative glutamine/gamma-aminobutyrate antiporter GadC, which produces MTTVGDTSKASALPAQSRQKLDAGKITIFGLALLNVTAVVSLNGLPSEAEYGLSSIFYYLLAAVLFLVPVSLIAAELATGWPEKGGMFRWIGEAFGGRLAFTIMMILFVEVCVFLPTALTFGAVSIAYVDPNEQVASTIASNKFFVLALVLLVYWAATFIGLRGAAAFSAVAKWGGVIGVFIPATILIVLGFAYVLSGQAPEVTIGWGDVIPDFTNFGNVVLAASIFLMYAGMEMNAVHVKEVKDPTRNYPIAIMLAAAGTVLILVLATLAIAFVVPRKDINLTQAILTAYHDLFAWAGIAWASSVVAIMLAIGVFACVTTWVVGPSTGVLAVAKAGYLPKLWQKTNQHGQATFILLLQAVLVTLLSILFVVLPSVQAAYQILNQLANILYLIAYISMFAAAIRLRYSQPNRPRPYRLPGGNVGMWIVGGVGFLSALTAFVFSFIPPDQISVGSPAIYVGLLVVLAGAFLVIPSLIYAVRKPSWKGVDPDFAPFTWEAQAVPQAKGSQAKAPQTKGRART
- the glsA gene encoding glutaminase A translates to MIEKNLVQQAVSKAYADNKALTGGENASYIPYLASVPSDLFGVAVVTTGGEIFSAGDVKFEFAIESISKVFTMALAMEQIGTDAFRKKIGADPTGEAFNSVIALELHGDRPLSPLVNAGAIASTSLVAAKDKEDRYQQILGIQSAFAGRALTMSTEVNDSEQTTNFHNRAMAWLMQGAGAMYSEPMDAVEVYTRQCSTLITATDLAAMGATLASGGVNPLTGKRVVKAANVGPILAEMTMEGLYTASGDWAYTVGLPGKSGVGGGILAVVPGQMAIAAFSPPLDPVGNSVKAQAAVASVANTLGLSLFSRP
- a CDS encoding DeoR/GlpR family DNA-binding transcription regulator; the encoded protein is MLNTAEERHEKILELLGEKGFLDVQTLAEQLGVSGATMRRDLGELDEAGRLRRTHGGAVSVTQVGQDPANAVRAVSRQAEKAAIATVAAGMIADGDTVLLDAGTTSLAVARLLGGRKGLTFISNGADILAELIRAEAERVYAVGGEYAAINRSFRGALAESFIRQFHVDKLILNAAAIDFDRGLIFTGSPANAGVQRAMIEVARRVIVVADHSKLAKSSFSVTAGIEDVGVIVTDAGARTILDAAPEALRKKFAIAT
- a CDS encoding ABC transporter substrate-binding protein, which gives rise to MLQTNRRAFLAMATTAALLSTSAAGTALAADINLTLMIWDPAQKAGVQMAVDAFEAAHPNIAVSLEQVPQDQYYVKLDASLGAGEGPDVMWQSSKASYYVDGGALEPLDAYMAKDGLSLAGYKKVIADLYSLGGHQYGIPKDFDAWTFVYNASLLKDLGIAAPSANWTWEDMVRIAGEVKEKRTSSAVVPLYYNYSFNNGVASLVHALGSSVIADGQGRMSSPEGIQALGMIKALQDSGLILKVADSTDFNPVNALLSGKLALAEIPSWNLSLLSKSDAPAGTFGVVHLPAVNGSWANDTNGLSYVMNVNSRHKEESWELIKFLTSDAGAALHAQGGAALPANTAPEARAAFVATNGKLAGLEAALDAASAQSYLRTTTAHPKVLSAMPQISSAVMGEFYSDALSASDAAQRIDALLNGALR
- a CDS encoding carbohydrate ABC transporter permease; the encoded protein is MTGQILQRLPGMAMKARRAIARRSLVHRDAVVGYLLLLPLLGGLLLFRVYGFGYNIWLSFMNAGAFGAPKFAGLDNYQKLLGDTQLRVAIANTFKFAGIAVPGVILVSLALATLMQHRFRGQSAFRAIVFLPAVCLPTAAILVFGWMFQTQYGLVNSALQAIGAAPVSWFGSAAGVTVVVSLLVIYLSFSVPTIILYAGMQEISPNLYEAATLDGAGPARQFLSITLPLLTPSLFFVIITTTIGALKLFDVVYVLLPPVDHSVSLNYGFTLVYYYFYLAFLETGQRGYAAAVSLVLLVIILAVSIVLMRLQRRFVHYGEHG